Below is a genomic region from Parcubacteria group bacterium CG10_big_fil_rev_8_21_14_0_10_36_14.
TGCAGCGGATAAGCCCGAATCGAGCGTTGAGCTAAGTCCAGCAAGGAGCATTACGACGAATGCGAATACTGCCCATGTTGGCAATAAGTTGGCGACAGTTTGTACGCCTATCATCGAAACATCAACGCCTGCTGGCAAAACAACATTCAGGGCAGGATTAGCTGCCAAGAAGCCGAGAGTTGATAATGCGATTGGAACAATACCAAAGAGTAATGCTCCGACAACGAAGGCTTTGACGAGTTGATTTTTCTTGATAGCGAAAGTTCTTTGCCAATATTGTTGGTCGGATATGGCGCCTGCGATTAAACCGATTGCGGTAACAATTCCGAGTGAGAAGGCTACACCCGGATCAAAGATATTTTTGATTCCCTCGATTCCATTTAAACCTGCGCTGATTGCCGATGAGCCACCGGCTGCCGCCCATGTCATAGGCAAAATAATTGCGCCGATAACAAATATCATAGCGAGCTGCACAAAATCTGTAATTACTGAAGCTTCAAGCCCTGAGATAAGTGTATAAACCAAAGCGATAACCGCTAAAATTGGCATAACAATTGTCAGCGGGATACCTGTGAGAAGCGAAACCAAACTACCTCCAGCAAAAAGCTGAACAGTTATTGCCATGAGTTGATAAAAGAAATATGGGAAAAGATAGATTTTGTGCACTTTTTCACTTTGCAGACGGTGGCGAATATATTGCGGAAGAGTGTAGCCTTCGGGTAATAATTTTCTAATGCGTGGTGCGAGGAAGGCAAAAATTGCTAACGCTAAAATATTTGGAGCGGTAAACCAAAAAATGCCAGCCAAACCTTTTTGATAAGCGAGCTGGACTGAAACAAAAAGAGCAGGCGCCCATATCCAAGAGGCGGCAATGCTTGATGCTCCAATGCCCCAGCCAACTTGTCGGCTTGCCACAAGAAAACCATCTTTTGTGTGCCATTTTTTCCATCTGGCGAAAAAATAAGTTACTAGCACCATGGCAATGCCAAAGATTGCCAAGAACCAATAACCTGCGGATTGTGTGATGTAGCCCATAATGTTTAGTTTAAATTAAGTGTATTTATTAAGTTTTCTGAAAAGAAATTGTCCACATTCATTATAGTTTAAGGAAAATTCCCTGCAATAGTTTAGGAAAAATTCAAATTTGATTNNNNNNNNNNNNNNNNNNNNNNNNNNNNCGAGCTGAGCCCCGAACCGTATATCCCTTGTTATGTGTCCCGAGCGTAACGAAGTGAAGCGAGAGCGCAGCGGGGCAAGGATTTCTGAAAGAAATCCGCAGAGTTTTTTGGACGGAAATTTATTTTTCAAGATAATATGTAGCATGCTTGAAAACCAAGAGTGAATAGTTATATTTTACATCAATAAGTTTTAAACCCAATTTTTCGAATGTTTTTTTCCATTGCTTGTCGTCTTTATTGGTATGTGGGTGTCCTGCAAATTCCAAATTAAGTAAGCTATCAAAAAAATAAGTTACATATTTATGAAGCCAGTTAACGTAAATATCCTCTATGATAATGATCTTTTTCGAAACACGTTTTGCTTCATATAAAATTTTTTCGGGTTCAGGAGTATGGTGCAAAACAGTCAATATCAAAGATTTATCAAACCTATTATCATTAAATGGAATCTTGTTTCCATCATAGATAACTGGCTTCATGTTATTTACAAAGCTCAAATTTTGAACATCCAACGGGGTAATTTTATATCCTTTATTGGATAAAATTTCACAAACATTGCAAGTGCCAGAACCAATGTCTAGTATCAGATCCTTTTTGTCCAGAAAAGATTGGATTTTCTTGACCATATCTCTGGCTCTTATATCTCCAGCTTTGTAAATAATTTTCCTGAAAAACTTATTTTTTTGTAAAAATTGAATTAACATATTGTGATTAGGTTAGTATGTATTTAAAAAACATTCGAAAATTTCCGTCCAAAAAATTTCACATAATGGGCGGCGGCTATCCGAAGTGGCTGGACAAAAATAAATTTTTTGGTCAGACATTTAGGATAGCCGTCAGTNNNNNNNNNNNNNNNNNNNNNGAAAGAAGCGAAGCGATTTCGCTACAACTAGTGTTTATGCGAAGTGTTTTCGCATAAACGCATTATTTGACACTTTTTGCGATATATTTTAGAATTATTGTATATGCAAGAGTATCAAAATTATTTGGATAAAACAAAGCGAGAATTATATTTGCGAAATTATAGCCAAAAAACAATTAAAGCATACTTGCTTTGTTTAAAGCACTATTCTAATTTTATCAAAAATGGTATAGAAGAAGCAAATGAAGAAAAAATCAAAGAATTTCTGCTTCACATCAAAAGTAAAAATTATTCCCCTCAAACGATAAATCTTTATTTGAACGCCATTAAGTTTTTTTACAAGGAAATCATAGGGTCATACATAAAAATTAACATAAAATTTTCTAAAAAAAGCAAAAAATTGCCGATTGTGTTATCTCGGCAAGAAATAGGTGATATTATAGATAATATCGGCAATAAAAAACATAAACTATTAATCGCTCTGTCTTATGGAGCCGGGCTACGGGTTAGCGAAGCCATTGATTTGAAAATAAAAGATGTTTTGCCGGACGAAAATATAATTCACATTAAAGAAGCAAAGGGAAAAAAGGATAGGATAACGGTGCTTCCCGAGAGTTTAAAAACAGAGTTATTGATACTGATAAGCAATAGGAGCGCTGATAGTTTTCTTTTTGAAAGCGAACGCGGAGGAAAATTAACGACAAGGACGGCACAAAAAATTTTTGAAAACGCGCTAAAAAAGACGGGAATAAAAAAAGACGCTACCTTTCACTCTTTGCGCCATAGCTTTGCTACGCATTTGCTTGAAAATGGCACAGATGTGCGATATGTGCAGGAACTTTTGGGACATGCCAATATTCGTACAACGCAAATTTATACGCACATAACAAATCCGAGTTTAAAAAATATAAAAAGTCCATTATGAATAACGTCCGCAACTTTTGTATTATCGCGCACATTGACCATGGAAAATCCACTTTGTCGGACCGGCTTTTGGAGTTTACTGGAACCGTTAATAAGCGCGACATGAAGGCACAGCTTTTGGATACTATGGATTTGGAGCGAGAAAGAGGCATAACAATCAAGCTCCAGCCTGTTCGTATGGACTATACCCTTGGTGGTACGCCATATATTTTAAATTTAATAGACACTCCGGGGCATGTTGATTTTACATACGAGGTTTCTCGTTCTTTGGCGGCTTGTGAAGGAGCGGTTTTGCTTGTTGATGCCACGCAAGGCGTGCAGGCGCAAACAATTGCCAATCTTTATTTAGCACTTGACCAGGGATTAACTATAATTCCTGTTATCAATAAAATTGATTTAGCCGGCGCGGAAATAGAAAAAACAAAAGAAGAGATTGTTCGCATTACTGGATGTAAAAAAGAAGAAATAATTGAAGTTTCCGGAAAGACAGGACAAGGAGTTCTGGAGCTTCTACAGGTTGTTATAGATCGTGTGCCTGCGCCAAAAATAGAAGACAAAAAACCACTTCGCGCTTTAATCTTTGATTCAAATTACGATGAATATCGGGGAGTGGTTGCTTATATCCGAGTTGTTGATGGCAGGTTAGTTCCGGGGATGAAAGTTAAGATGCTTGGTACGGGGAGAATATCGGAAGTTTTGGAAACAGGATATTTCAAACCCAAAATGCAAAAAAGCAACAATTTGGAAACAGGAGAAATTGGATATGTCGTAACAGGTGTAAAAAATATAAGCAAATTACGAGTAGGAGACACAATAGCTGAAAATAATACAGATGCCAAAGCTCTGCCTGGCTATAAAAATGTACGGCCAATGGTGTATGCTGGTATTTTTCCAAAAGATGGAAGCAACTATGCAGAACTCCGTGAAGCAATGGACAAATTAAAATTAAGCGATGCTTCGCTGGACTTTGAGCCGGAACGGAGTGAAGCGCTTGGCGTTGGTTTTCGCGTCGGTTTTTTAGGACTTCTTCATTTAGAAATTATTACAGAAAGAATAAAGCGCGAATTTGATATAGACCTGATGGTAACCGCGCCTTCCGTCGCATACGAAGTCCATAAAACAAATGGCGAAAAAATAATAATAAAAAGTCCGCAGGAACTCCCTGATCCTTCACAACGCGCAGAAGTATTGGAGCCATGGGTCAAGGCCGACATTGTAACGCCAAAAGAATTTATGGGAAATATTATGCAACTTGTTGCTACGCGACAAGGAGAATATAAAAATACCGAATATATTGGCGACGAAAATTTGGGCGGGCGGGTAATTTTGCATTACGAAATGCCGTTAGCCTCGGTTGTTACCGATTTTTATGATAAACTGAAAAGCACCAGTTCGGGTTATGCTTCGTTAAATTACGAGCTTGCCGGACAAAGAGAAGCAGAAATTGATCGCTTGGATATTTTGGTCGCCGAGTCGCCGGTTGAAGCGCTTTCCACAATTGTTTATCGTGATACGGCTTATGTTGATGCGCGCCGAGTCGTGGACAAATTGAAGGATGTATTGCCTCGCCAAATGTTTGAAGTAAAAATACAGGCAATTCTCAATTATCGCATTGAAATGAAAGGCGGAGGAAAAATAATCGCCTCAAACCGGATTCCTCCGATGAAAAAAGACGTAACTGCTAAACTTTATGGCGGAGATGTGACGCGTAAACGCAAACTTTTGGAAAAACAGAAAAAAGGAAAACGTAAAATGAAAGAAATGGGAGTGGGAAGAGTAGATATTCCGCCGGAAGCATTTACCGCGATACTTAAAAAGGATTAAACGGCTCAATTAATTGAGCTGTTTTTATAATAGAAAAAAACGTCGGCTAAAGACGGCGTGTGCGTCTGTTTGCCGGTAGATAGGCTTTTTCCTCCCTCTTGGTACTCCAAGGGGGAGGCTAGGTGGGGGATTATTTAAAAATAAAAAAGATATCCCCCCTCTAACTCCTCCCTTGAGTACAAGAGGGGAGAAAGCGTTTTTATTATTTCTTCTCTTTGCGCGTTTTGTTATTTTATGCTAAATTTTAGATAGCACTTTGATAAGGAGAGGGCGATGATAGACAGAGAAAAATTAGAGAAATATTTTGATGGCTTGAAATATACCGTGAAACGCAGTTGGATAGAAGATGAGCATGAAGTTATGTTGATTGACTTCCGAAATAAAAAGCAAGCTGAGCTTGGCGGACCGCTTCTTTTTTGCGAATGCGATTTTGATTATTATCTTTTGGAAAAAGACGGCAGGACATATGTTTCGCGAAGAAGTAATCCGAATAAATGTTCTGTGAAAAAAGTTGTTCGTCAAAGGGTAGTCAAGGAATGGCAAGAAAGATATGGCGATTATTGGAAAGACATCGGCACAAAAGAAGCAGTTATGGATATTTTTCGTAAAGCGGAAGTAAAGGACTATCTCGGTCAGTGCGAAGCGGGAATGATTTATTTGCAGGAAGTTGCCAAACTTTTGGGTGTTGAGCCATTTTATAGTCTCTCAAAAGAAGTGGGACAGCTCTATGGCGAAGAGCGTCTTGATTTGAATGGATATATTTTGACTGATTTTGAACAGAGATTTCGTTTTCCATCAGAGATACGCGACGTATTGCGTTTTATCTTTAGTGATTATGCTGATACGAGCGATTTTCTTTTAGCAGAGATTGAATCAGCTCTTACAGACTTTTATTATAAAGAAGAGAATGGTGAA
It encodes:
- a CDS encoding integrase, which translates into the protein MQEYQNYLDKTKRELYLRNYSQKTIKAYLLCLKHYSNFIKNGIEEANEEKIKEFLLHIKSKNYSPQTINLYLNAIKFFYKEIIGSYIKINIKFSKKSKKLPIVLSRQEIGDIIDNIGNKKHKLLIALSYGAGLRVSEAIDLKIKDVLPDENIIHIKEAKGKKDRITVLPESLKTELLILISNRSADSFLFESERGGKLTTRTAQKIFENALKKTGIKKDATFHSLRHSFATHLLENGTDVRYVQELLGHANIRTTQIYTHITNPSLKNIKSPL
- a CDS encoding elongation factor 4; amino-acid sequence: MNNVRNFCIIAHIDHGKSTLSDRLLEFTGTVNKRDMKAQLLDTMDLERERGITIKLQPVRMDYTLGGTPYILNLIDTPGHVDFTYEVSRSLAACEGAVLLVDATQGVQAQTIANLYLALDQGLTIIPVINKIDLAGAEIEKTKEEIVRITGCKKEEIIEVSGKTGQGVLELLQVVIDRVPAPKIEDKKPLRALIFDSNYDEYRGVVAYIRVVDGRLVPGMKVKMLGTGRISEVLETGYFKPKMQKSNNLETGEIGYVVTGVKNISKLRVGDTIAENNTDAKALPGYKNVRPMVYAGIFPKDGSNYAELREAMDKLKLSDASLDFEPERSEALGVGFRVGFLGLLHLEIITERIKREFDIDLMVTAPSVAYEVHKTNGEKIIIKSPQELPDPSQRAEVLEPWVKADIVTPKEFMGNIMQLVATRQGEYKNTEYIGDENLGGRVILHYEMPLASVVTDFYDKLKSTSSGYASLNYELAGQREAEIDRLDILVAESPVEALSTIVYRDTAYVDARRVVDKLKDVLPRQMFEVKIQAILNYRIEMKGGGKIIASNRIPPMKKDVTAKLYGGDVTRKRKLLEKQKKGKRKMKEMGVGRVDIPPEAFTAILKKD
- a CDS encoding SAM-dependent methyltransferase, which produces MLIQFLQKNKFFRKIIYKAGDIRARDMVKKIQSFLDKKDLILDIGSGTCNVCEILSNKGYKITPLDVQNLSFVNNMKPVIYDGNKIPFNDNRFDKSLILTVLHHTPEPEKILYEAKRVSKKIIIIEDIYVNWLHKYVTYFFDSLLNLEFAGHPHTNKDDKQWKKTFEKLGLKLIDVKYNYSLLVFKHATYYLEK